A region of the Roseobacter denitrificans OCh 114 genome:
TCGAATTGATGAACGTCCACGCGACATCCGGGTGATTGTCAACAAGGTCCGATCCGGGGAAAATTCCATGGATCAAAAGCCCGCCCAAAAGCACCGCAGCGGTAGGTGATCCGGGAATGGACAGGGTCAGCAGCGGGACAAGCGAGGGGCCGACCATTGCATTATTGGCAGACTCAGCCGCAATCACGCCTTCGGGGTGACCCTTGCCGAACCTCTCGCGCTCCGGCGAAAACTTCTTGGCCTGATCATAGGACACCAACCCGGCGATCTGCCCGCCGACACCGGGGATAAGGCCGATGATCGATCCTGTAGACATGCCGATAAACATCGCGCGCGGGTATTTCAGCAAGGCGCGCAGGGCCGCGAGCACGGCGTGTTTTTGCACCTGCATGACTTCGGTGCCCGCATCCCGGCGACCCTGTGCAAACATGGTAATCACCTGCGGGATCGCAAACAGCCCGATCAGGGCTGCGATGATGTTGATCCCGCCGCCAAGCGCATCATGAAAGATGAACCGCTGCGCCCCCATGATATCGTCAAACCCGATGGTGGCCAGCCACAGACCGATACAGCCCGACAACAATCCCTTGACCACCGATTTACTGTCGAGCGTTCCGATGACAGTGACCCCCAGAATGGCCAGCCAGAACAGATGTGACGGCCCGAAGGCCAGGGCCCATTTGGCCAGAACCGGCGTGAGAAAGATCAACAGCAGGACCCCGAAAATGCCCCCCACGGCAGAGGAGAGGAAACTAAGCTGCAAGGCCTTGGTGCCCTCGCCATTCTGCGCCATCGTGTGGCCGTCCAGCGTGGTTGCGATATTGGCCGGTGCCCCGGGAATCTTGAGCAGAATGGCCGAAACCGCGCCCCCCGCAACCGTTGATGTATAGGCGGCACCCAGTAGGATCAGACCCTGCGTCGCATCCAGTTGAAAGGTGAAGGGGATCAGCAAGGCAACGGCCATGGTCGGGGACAGGCCCGGCGTCGCGCCAAGCACAAGCCCCCCAATCGTGCCCAGCAGCAACAACGCAAAGTTGACCGGCGTGAACACGTCACCGAAATAGAAGATGAACTCCATTCAGGCCTCCCCTCCCGTCAGGATGATCTTGACCTTCGAGGTTAGGGGATGAAAATAGTATTGCAAATGTTTTCATAAACCGTGACGTTCGGGTGTTCTATATGGCTGATAAAAATACGAAAAATGCCGATATCGTTGCTGTTGCAAATGCCGCGAAGGTCTCAATTTCCACCGTGTCCCGCAGTTTCAATCACCCCGAGTTGGTGAACCCTGCGACTCGCAAAAAGATCGACCGCGCGGTGCGCAAACTGGGCTATATCCGCAACCGGGCCGCGCAAACCATGCATGGCATTCGCAGTGGTACGATCGGGCTTGTGCTGCCGACCATCGACAATGTGATTTTCGCAGAAGTGATACAGGCCTTTTCCGAAAGCGTGGATGCGCATGGGTTTACAATCCTTGTGGCCTCGCATGGCTATGACCTCGAACGCGAATATGCGGTGCTGCGCAAGTTTCTGGAACACCGCGTGGATGGCGTGGCGCTGATCGGGCTGGATCACAGCGAAGAAACCTATCAGCTGATTGACAGTCAGGCCATTCCGGCCATCACCATATGGAACTATGACGCGGCCTCGCGGCTCTCTTGTGTGGGGGCGGACAACTGGCAGGCGGGCCGTTTGGCCGCACAGCATCTCATTGATCTGGGACATCGCGAAATCGCGGTGGTTTTTCCTCCTGTTGCGGGTAACGACCGGGCGCGCGCCAGACATGACGGGGCGATGTCCGTTTTGTCCCGACACTGCTGCGACCTGCCCCCCGCCTGGACACAGCAGGCGCGCTACAGCATTGCCGATGGCAAAGAGGCGGTGATCAACCTGCTGCGCGCAGACCGGCGCCCAACGGCCATTTTATGCGGCAATGACGTTCTGGCCGTGGGGGCGATTCATGCAGCACGCCGCCTCGATCTCGGGGTGCCAGAGGATTTGTCGATCATCGGCATCGGCGATTTCAAAGGGTCGAAGGAAATGGAACCGGCGCTGACCACCATCAGCCTGCCCGCGCGCGCCATCGGTGAAATCGCCGGGGAGCAGCTGGCCCAGTCCATTGTGCAGGAAGACCACCAGATCCGCCGCACGGACTGCGCCATTTCGCTGGCAAAGCGTGACACATGTCAGGTCTGTACGACCTAGCAGCGTTTCAAAAATCCGCGCACATCAGGCGCGCACGATCCGCATCCAGTCCCATGGACAGAAGCACCGGGGCGCTGCGCTGGCGGCTCTGGAAGTCTTCCTTGCTCGTCATCCCCTGCCACTCGATCGAGATCAGCGCCTGCGCAACCGCCCCGCCGAGCGTGGTGCCCGGACCTGTAATGATGAACAAATCCGGCGCGAATGTGCGCGCGGCAACCGTGATGGCACTGGTGAAATCGTAAGGGGCAACCACCTGATGGCCGAGGGTATAGGCGCGCAGGGCTTCAATCGTGCAGGCCTTGGGATACCACACGGCCCCGCGCCCGTCGATCAGGGGACGCCGCGGCGGCTGGAACAGTGCCGCGCCGAGAACAGCACGCCCCTGCGCCGCGACAGGTTCCTGCAGGGCGGTGTGAAAGGCGGCGTGGTTTGCAAGCCGCATCGGAAAGCGCCCCTGCACCGGTGTAACACTTTGTTCAAACGCGGACAGACCGGCGTCATTCCCCGCGACGACCAGCATGCCGCCCAGATGGATGGAGACCGCAAGGCGGTGATCGGGACGATGGTCGATCTCTGCGACCTGCGCCAGCAATCTGTCCCGCAATCCCGGTATCTGCCGCCAGTTCTCATCCACAAATGGATAAAGGCTTTGCCCGCCGATCATGCTGTCCTGCATCAGCGTGCCCATGGTGTTGACGATCCTGAAGGCATTTTCAGGGGTCGCCGCCCCGGAAACAGCAAGCGCCGAATACCACCCCATCGAATTGCCGGTCACACCGACCACTTCGATCTGCTCCGGTATCTTCTGCGCGTCGAGAAACGATGCGGCATAGATCAGCGCCGAGGCATTGTCACCCCGCGTGTGAACGGCCGTCTGATAGCGCGCGGCACCATCGAGATCAGCCAGCGTCTGCTGACCGAGCGCGGCCCTTTCGCGGTCAAAGGCCGCGAGGTGCGCCATGGCGTCACCGTGATGGCGCGCAAGGTATCCCAGTTCGGATTTCGTATAGGTGCCGCGACCGGGGCAAATCACAACGGCGGTTTTGCTCATGATGCACCCTGCGCCAGTTCGAGTGCCGCAGACACGATCCCCTCGACCGAAGGCAGCGTCGCCGCATAGGCAGGCCCGGTTGCGATAAAACAATCCTCTGCTGTGAGCCGCGCCACCCGGGTCCGCCCCGATTCGGCAAAGAGGCTCAGCAAGGCCTCGGACTGACTGCCCGTGCGGCGGCACTCATCAACGATAAGCACCGACGCACAATCCTGCGTGGCCGCAAGGATCGCCGCATCGGGCTGCGGGGCCAGCCAGCGGATGTCCACGACCCGGGCCGCAATGCCTTGATCTACCAATATTGCGGCTGCCTGTTCAGACAGATACCGCCCGTTGCCATAGGAAACCAGCGCGATATCCGTGCCATCCCCCGCCACGCCCACATCGCCAAGGGCGATCCGCTGATCCGGTGCCGGGTAGTGGTGCAGCCATCCGCCGTCACCCGCCACGTGCAGGTCGCGCATCGGGTAAAGTGCGATCGGCTCGATAAAGACCACCACGCGCTGTTCTTCGCGCGCCAGCCGCACCGCCTCGCGCAGCATCATCGCGGCATCCGCCCCATTGGACGGACATGCGATCACAAGCCCCGGAATGTCGCGCAGAACGGCAAGGCTGTTGTCGTTGTGGAAATGCCCTCCAAAGCCTTTTTGATACCCAAGCCCCGCGATCCGCAGCACCATCGGGTTGGTAAACTGCCCATTTGAAAAGAAGCTGAGCGTCGCTGCCTCACCGCGCAGTTGATCCTCTGCATTGTGCAGATAGGCAAGGAACTGGATTTCCGGGATCGGGATGAAACCGTTATGCGCCAGCCCCAATGCGAGGCCCAGAATGGACTGTTCGTCCAGCAGCGTATCAATGACCCGATCCGGGCCAAATCGCGCTTGCAGCTTTTGCGTCGCACCGTAAACGC
Encoded here:
- a CDS encoding tripartite tricarboxylate transporter permease, yielding MEFIFYFGDVFTPVNFALLLLGTIGGLVLGATPGLSPTMAVALLIPFTFQLDATQGLILLGAAYTSTVAGGAVSAILLKIPGAPANIATTLDGHTMAQNGEGTKALQLSFLSSAVGGIFGVLLLIFLTPVLAKWALAFGPSHLFWLAILGVTVIGTLDSKSVVKGLLSGCIGLWLATIGFDDIMGAQRFIFHDALGGGINIIAALIGLFAIPQVITMFAQGRRDAGTEVMQVQKHAVLAALRALLKYPRAMFIGMSTGSIIGLIPGVGGQIAGLVSYDQAKKFSPERERFGKGHPEGVIAAESANNAMVGPSLVPLLTLSIPGSPTAAVLLGGLLIHGIFPGSDLVDNHPDVAWTFINSMLIGQVLMCIFGLYVAGLAARVAQVPQSLMAAVVLGLALFGSYSVQSSMGDVYVMAALGIMMYFLERFGFSAAPLVLGLILGPIAESNFIQGSMIANATDGLGPYFLGGPLNLFLIATVIASIAYSAWMEIRNRRYVSKEEIMV
- a CDS encoding LacI family DNA-binding transcriptional regulator codes for the protein MADKNTKNADIVAVANAAKVSISTVSRSFNHPELVNPATRKKIDRAVRKLGYIRNRAAQTMHGIRSGTIGLVLPTIDNVIFAEVIQAFSESVDAHGFTILVASHGYDLEREYAVLRKFLEHRVDGVALIGLDHSEETYQLIDSQAIPAITIWNYDAASRLSCVGADNWQAGRLAAQHLIDLGHREIAVVFPPVAGNDRARARHDGAMSVLSRHCCDLPPAWTQQARYSIADGKEAVINLLRADRRPTAILCGNDVLAVGAIHAARRLDLGVPEDLSIIGIGDFKGSKEMEPALTTISLPARAIGEIAGEQLAQSIVQEDHQIRRTDCAISLAKRDTCQVCTT
- a CDS encoding acyl carrier protein, which gives rise to MSKTAVVICPGRGTYTKSELGYLARHHGDAMAHLAAFDRERAALGQQTLADLDGAARYQTAVHTRGDNASALIYAASFLDAQKIPEQIEVVGVTGNSMGWYSALAVSGAATPENAFRIVNTMGTLMQDSMIGGQSLYPFVDENWRQIPGLRDRLLAQVAEIDHRPDHRLAVSIHLGGMLVVAGNDAGLSAFEQSVTPVQGRFPMRLANHAAFHTALQEPVAAQGRAVLGAALFQPPRRPLIDGRGAVWYPKACTIEALRAYTLGHQVVAPYDFTSAITVAARTFAPDLFIITGPGTTLGGAVAQALISIEWQGMTSKEDFQSRQRSAPVLLSMGLDADRARLMCADF